A single Venturia canescens isolate UGA chromosome 1, ASM1945775v1, whole genome shotgun sequence DNA region contains:
- the LOC122417825 gene encoding uncharacterized protein, translated as MARELREKGCGFVRPYSWFCAGKRAEKSEEEKEREREDRLEPSMELGANDEKAARSKIVKRLDWLLEKWRGRHTHRCQYQKRRKESRRWNYSSGLIGSYDTKKCYIRNWYRIRKIGNWRREMRDRSRACQEERDKKRQLIITKIG; from the exons ATGGCGCGGGAGTTGCGCGAGAAGGGATGCGGTTTCGTTCGACCTTATAGCTGGTTTTGCGCCGGCAAGAGGGCAGAGAAGagtgaggaagagaaagagagagagagagag GATCGACTGGAGCCATCGATGGAATTAGGGGCCAACGATGAAAAAGCAGCGAGGAGTAAAATAGTGAAAAGGCTGGATTGGTTGTTGGAAAAGTGGCGAGGTCGCCATACACACAGATGCCAGTATCAAAAGCGTCGAAAGGAGTCGCGTCGTTGGAATTATTCGAGCGGCTTGATCGGGTCGTACGATACGAAGAAATGTTACATCAGGAATTGGTATCGAATAAGAAAGATTGGAAATTGGAGACGAGAAATGAGAGATCGATCGAGAGCTTGTCAAGAGGAGCGTGACAAAAAGAGACAATTAATAATCACAAAGATTGGATAA
- the LOC122417812 gene encoding UDP-xylose and UDP-N-acetylglucosamine transporter-like isoform X3 — MILVSMFFVTNVCNNYAFNFNVPIPLQLVFSSSTLTANMIAGIIIMKKKYESSKYVSVALITVGILLCTFVSGKNVEHLQSITKPLELTTPLEDFYRWMIGISLLTLGLFTLAGTGLYQETLTANYGKHPKESLFYVHVLALPFFISLLPNIYKHFIIIVQSRPIEIIGFMIPRSILHLIGNLLTQYMCVCSIFKLITEYSSLTVTLVLTLRKFCSLLISVMYFNDAFTIYHWIGTIFVFSGTFMYTALESAMVSDAPKSVKYQTRPELDE, encoded by the exons ATGATACTGGTGTCGATGTTCTTCGTGACAAACGTCTGCAATAATTATGCATTTAACTTCAATGTACCGATACCCCTCCAATTGGTGTTCAGCTCG agTACTCTCACAGCTAACATGATCGCGGGAATAATAATTATGAAGAAAAAGTACGAAAGCAGCAAGTACGTGTCAGTTGCTTTGATAACTGTAGGGATACTTCTCTGCACGTTTGTCAGTGGAAAAAATGTAGAGCATCTACAGTCGATTACAAAACCTCTTGAGCTTACGACCCCTTTGGAAGATTTTTACCGGTGGATGATTGGAATATCACTACTGACATTGGGTCTGTTCACATTAGCTGGAACCGGTCTTTATCAGGAGACCTTAACTGCTAATTATGGCAAACATCCTAAAGAGTCTCTTTTTTATGTG CATGTTTTGGCTTTGCCTTTCTTCATATCACTGCTGCCAAACATTTATAAACATTTTATCATAATCGTCCAATCAAGGCCAATTGAAATCATTGGTTTTATGATCCCAAGAAGCATCCTCCATCTCATTGGTAATTTGCTCACGCA ATATATGTGCGTAtgttcgattttcaaattgatAACCGAATATTCTTCACTGACGGTAACATTAGTGTTGACACTGCGAAAATTTTGTTCTCTCCTCATATCAGTAATGTACTTCAACGATGCCTTCACGATTTATCACTGGATTGGCACGATTTTTGTGTTCAGCGGTACGTTTATGTATACCGCACTGGAATCAGCGATGGTATCGGATGCACCGAAATCGGTGAAGTACCAAACGAGACCGGAGCTCGATGAATGA
- the LOC122417812 gene encoding UDP-xylose and UDP-N-acetylglucosamine transporter-like isoform X2, with amino-acid sequence MFLELLIKEDPGVGNLITFSQFLAISLEGFIFTSKFGKVERVIPLKQYMILVSMFFVTNVCNNYAFNFNVPIPLQLVFSSSTLTANMIAGIIIMKKKYESSKYVSVALITVGILLCTFVSGKNVEHLQSITKPLELTTPLEDFYRWMIGISLLTLGLFTLAGTGLYQETLTANYGKHPKESLFYVHVLALPFFISLLPNIYKHFIIIVQSRPIEIIGFMIPRSILHLIGNLLTQYMCVCSIFKLITEYSSLTVTLVLTLRKFCSLLISVMYFNDAFTIYHWIGTIFVFSGTFMYTALESAMVSDAPKSVKYQTRPELDE; translated from the exons AGAGGATCCCGGAGTCGGTAATCTAATAACGTTTTCTCAGTTCCTGGCAATTTCTTTGGAGGGTTTCATATTTACATCAAAATTTGGAAAGGTCGAGCGAGTAATACCTCTGAAGCAATACATGATACTGGTGTCGATGTTCTTCGTGACAAACGTCTGCAATAATTATGCATTTAACTTCAATGTACCGATACCCCTCCAATTGGTGTTCAGCTCG agTACTCTCACAGCTAACATGATCGCGGGAATAATAATTATGAAGAAAAAGTACGAAAGCAGCAAGTACGTGTCAGTTGCTTTGATAACTGTAGGGATACTTCTCTGCACGTTTGTCAGTGGAAAAAATGTAGAGCATCTACAGTCGATTACAAAACCTCTTGAGCTTACGACCCCTTTGGAAGATTTTTACCGGTGGATGATTGGAATATCACTACTGACATTGGGTCTGTTCACATTAGCTGGAACCGGTCTTTATCAGGAGACCTTAACTGCTAATTATGGCAAACATCCTAAAGAGTCTCTTTTTTATGTG CATGTTTTGGCTTTGCCTTTCTTCATATCACTGCTGCCAAACATTTATAAACATTTTATCATAATCGTCCAATCAAGGCCAATTGAAATCATTGGTTTTATGATCCCAAGAAGCATCCTCCATCTCATTGGTAATTTGCTCACGCA ATATATGTGCGTAtgttcgattttcaaattgatAACCGAATATTCTTCACTGACGGTAACATTAGTGTTGACACTGCGAAAATTTTGTTCTCTCCTCATATCAGTAATGTACTTCAACGATGCCTTCACGATTTATCACTGGATTGGCACGATTTTTGTGTTCAGCGGTACGTTTATGTATACCGCACTGGAATCAGCGATGGTATCGGATGCACCGAAATCGGTGAAGTACCAAACGAGACCGGAGCTCGATGAATGA
- the LOC122417812 gene encoding UDP-xylose and UDP-N-acetylglucosamine transporter-like isoform X1 — protein sequence MKAPLAIACVFLGCCSNVMFLELLIKEDPGVGNLITFSQFLAISLEGFIFTSKFGKVERVIPLKQYMILVSMFFVTNVCNNYAFNFNVPIPLQLVFSSSTLTANMIAGIIIMKKKYESSKYVSVALITVGILLCTFVSGKNVEHLQSITKPLELTTPLEDFYRWMIGISLLTLGLFTLAGTGLYQETLTANYGKHPKESLFYVHVLALPFFISLLPNIYKHFIIIVQSRPIEIIGFMIPRSILHLIGNLLTQYMCVCSIFKLITEYSSLTVTLVLTLRKFCSLLISVMYFNDAFTIYHWIGTIFVFSGTFMYTALESAMVSDAPKSVKYQTRPELDE from the exons AGAGGATCCCGGAGTCGGTAATCTAATAACGTTTTCTCAGTTCCTGGCAATTTCTTTGGAGGGTTTCATATTTACATCAAAATTTGGAAAGGTCGAGCGAGTAATACCTCTGAAGCAATACATGATACTGGTGTCGATGTTCTTCGTGACAAACGTCTGCAATAATTATGCATTTAACTTCAATGTACCGATACCCCTCCAATTGGTGTTCAGCTCG agTACTCTCACAGCTAACATGATCGCGGGAATAATAATTATGAAGAAAAAGTACGAAAGCAGCAAGTACGTGTCAGTTGCTTTGATAACTGTAGGGATACTTCTCTGCACGTTTGTCAGTGGAAAAAATGTAGAGCATCTACAGTCGATTACAAAACCTCTTGAGCTTACGACCCCTTTGGAAGATTTTTACCGGTGGATGATTGGAATATCACTACTGACATTGGGTCTGTTCACATTAGCTGGAACCGGTCTTTATCAGGAGACCTTAACTGCTAATTATGGCAAACATCCTAAAGAGTCTCTTTTTTATGTG CATGTTTTGGCTTTGCCTTTCTTCATATCACTGCTGCCAAACATTTATAAACATTTTATCATAATCGTCCAATCAAGGCCAATTGAAATCATTGGTTTTATGATCCCAAGAAGCATCCTCCATCTCATTGGTAATTTGCTCACGCA ATATATGTGCGTAtgttcgattttcaaattgatAACCGAATATTCTTCACTGACGGTAACATTAGTGTTGACACTGCGAAAATTTTGTTCTCTCCTCATATCAGTAATGTACTTCAACGATGCCTTCACGATTTATCACTGGATTGGCACGATTTTTGTGTTCAGCGGTACGTTTATGTATACCGCACTGGAATCAGCGATGGTATCGGATGCACCGAAATCGGTGAAGTACCAAACGAGACCGGAGCTCGATGAATGA